One Aspergillus oryzae RIB40 DNA, chromosome 2 genomic window carries:
- a CDS encoding BOD1/SHG1 domain-containing protein (predicted protein): MAGPEEMPDVQPTDVKRPSVDIESLQRKKFKTEELPLSPTQHRTIEDLLHAFKKRGGFDTTRKKLWTEFDEGVCLVVNSFYILEGKVEFTNLLVELAESEITREPELLSRERGKAATLIEGAVDRSDIYKTVEASLDALASKHLPAILESIREIRREQIGEEAAAREEQAGNKTDEDYAAHVKAKREEREKVWQETLRKQKEAEEEEARRKAEEKRKQRELDRQKEEEERARRREREEQRRAEQRAQDEQREKERQERYERRRREEREKYRDWRDRSRTRDRDSERDRDRDRSRYRRDRSLGHRSDRGLSPRLRDSRRDTSATPKEPTPAPPPPPPPPVDEKSLEEAALQLLLKEGEELAAKARQKPEFDFEEAEAIENGLKPPPTKPKGIAESKFSNTPTKSGSPAVETDQSRRRGSTADERNRTRRRDDSRSRSRRRFTSRFDEDRRSSRDMSARPRDRASDDRLAIRDFREDRYGDRSYRPNRRSRSRSTTRGQDRDRDRDRNLDRTRSRPRYRERSTERDRERDPEYRRNRSRDRDRERRDRDRDQDRDRDRERDRERDRERERDRERDRARDGDRDDYRRRRYSRSRSRARYRSRSRSRQRHREREHDRDRDRDRGRERDKESDSKRERDKSGSRVSASSRRGSRSRRRSPSVLDIDRYVPPTSNRSRSPRRRVRSPERAERDDRPRFVEIDRYIPGGERDREREKDADRSREPNDQRTRRKSPTRRSRSR, translated from the exons ATGGCTGGTCCAGAGGAGATGCCGGATGTTCAACCTACTGACGTTAAACGGCCGTCGGTGGATATTGAAAGCTTGCAACGGAAGAAGTTCAAAACCGAAGAGTTACCGTTGTCCCCCACGCAGCATAGGACTATTGAGGACCTCCTACACGCTTTCAAGAAAAGGGGTGGCTTCGACACTACGCGAAAGAAATTATGGACGGAATTTGATGAAGGAGTATGTTTAGTAGTTAATTCATTCTACATTCTG GAAGGGAAGGTAGAGTTTACCAATCTATTAGTCGAATTAGCGGAATCTGAGATCACTCGCGAACCGGAATTACTTTCCCGTGAACGCGGAAAAGCTGCGACGTTGATTGAAGGAGCTGTGGATCGTAGCGACATCTATAAGACCGTCGAGGCATCGCTCGATGCGCTGGCTTCGAAACATCTTCCAGCTATCCTAGAGTCTATCCGAGAGATTCGCCGCGAGCAGATCGGCGAGGAAGCTGCCGCTCGCGAAGAGCAGGCTGGAAATAAGACGGACGAGGACTATGCCGCACATGTTAAAGCTAAGCGAGAGGAACGCGAGAAGGTGTGGCAAGAGACTTTGCgcaaacagaaagaagccgaagaagaggaagcgCGACGAAAGGCGGAAGAGAAGCGCAAGCAACGTGAGCTAGATCGgcaaaaggaggaggaagaaagggcaagaagaagggagcGTGAGGAACAGCGTCGCGCAGAACAGCGAGCACAGGAtgagcaaagagaaaaggagcgGCAGGAACGATATGAACGACGACGACGGGAGGAACGTGAAAAATATCGTGATTGGCGTGACCGCAGTCGCACGAGAGATAGAGACTCCGAACGAGATCGGGATAGGGACCGCTCCCGCTATCGTCGTGACCGCTCGCTAGGCCATCGTTCTGATCGTGGGTTATCTCCCCGTTTACGCGATTCACGGCGGGATACGTCTGCAACACCAAAGGAGCCCACGCCAGCACCCCCGCCcccgcctccgcctcctgTGGATGAGAAGTCATTAGAGGAAGCGGCTTTGCAGCTTCTCCTGAAAGAGGGTGAAGAACTTGCGGCTAAAGCTCGACAAAAACCCGAATTTGACTTCGAGGAGGCAGAAGCAATTGAAAATGGCCTTAAACCGCCACCGACCAAGCCGAAAGGTATCGCAGAATCAAAATTCTCTAATACGCCAACCAAGTCCGGAAGCCCAGCGGTAGAAACTGATCAGAGTCGGCGCCGTGGTTCGACTGCAGATGAGCGCAATCGCACTCGGAGACGGGATGACAGTCGTAGTCGTTCAAGGAGACGGTTTACGTCTCGATTTGACGAGGACCGCCGGAGCTCACGAGACATGTCCGCGCGGCCGCGAGACCGCGCTTCTGATGATAGACTAGCTATTCGTGATTTCCGGGAAGACCGGTATGGTGATCGAAGTTACCGGCCTAATCGTCGGAGTAGGAGTAGATCTACCACCCGTGGACAGGACCGGGATCGGGATCGGGACCGCAATCTGGACCGAACTCGTTCTAGGCCTCGATACCGGGAGAGAAGCACAGAGCGTGACAGAGAGCGAGATCCTGAATATCGCCGGAACCGCAGTCGCGACCGGGatagggagagaagagatagGGACCGAGATCAGGACAGGGACAGGGACAGGGAAAGGGACCGGGAGAGAGACAGGGAGAGGGAGCGAGACAGAGAGCGAGATCGCGCTCGCGATGGTGACCGCGATGACTATCGTCGACGGCGTTATTCTCGGTCCCGCTCGCGCGCTAGATACCGATCGCGCTCTCGCTCTCGTCAGAGGCATCGGGAGCGCGAGCATGACCGTGACCGTGATCGTGATCGTGGTCGAGAGCGGGATAAAGAAAGTGATAGTAAACGTGAGCGAGATAAATCTGGCTCCCGTGTGTCCGCCTCCTCGCGGAGAGGGTCTCGCTCACGCCGGCGATCCCCGAGtgtccttgatatcgaccGTTATGTACCCCCAACTAGCAATCGAAGTCGTTCCCCTCGTCGGCGTGTCCGATCCCCAGAAAGAGCGGAGCGTGACGACCGACCGCGCTTTGTTGAGATTGATCGATATATACCCGGCGGAGAGCGAGACCGTGAACGTGAGAAAGATGCGGATCGAAGTCGTGAACCTAATGATCAGAGAACACGAAGGAAAAGTCCTACTAGGAGGAGCCGAAGTCGGTAG